One window from the genome of Nisaea sediminum encodes:
- a CDS encoding cupin domain-containing protein codes for MTYGLKEFCRESHDILAANNNANGRDAVRKNLEKLLKNDEFVEEVCGKDAPVGVTELYRDDDLEFVVLAHVNEKPHASPPHDHGTSWAIYGQAKEYTDMSEFRRVDGGKGDGAAEIEHVKTYRLKPGDAGFYDVREIHAIDYPAKACFVRVTGRPLENEPRLRYDMETGKAELIANRSAS; via the coding sequence ATGACCTACGGTCTGAAGGAGTTCTGTCGCGAGAGCCACGACATTCTGGCCGCAAACAACAACGCGAACGGCCGGGACGCGGTCCGCAAGAATCTCGAGAAGCTTCTCAAGAACGATGAATTCGTCGAGGAAGTCTGCGGCAAGGACGCGCCGGTCGGCGTGACCGAGCTCTACCGGGACGACGATCTGGAATTTGTCGTCCTCGCCCATGTCAACGAGAAGCCGCACGCCTCTCCGCCGCACGATCACGGGACGTCCTGGGCGATCTACGGACAGGCGAAGGAATATACCGACATGAGCGAGTTCCGGCGCGTCGACGGCGGCAAGGGCGACGGCGCGGCGGAGATCGAGCATGTCAAGACCTACCGCCTGAAGCCGGGCGATGCCGGCTTCTACGACGTGCGGGAAATCCATGCGATCGATTATCCGGCCAAGGCTTGCTTTGTGCGCGTAACCGGCCGTCCGCTGGAGAACGAGCCGCGGCTGCGTTACGACATGGAAACCGGCAAGGCCGAGCTGATCGCTAACCGCTCCGCGAGCTGA